A genomic stretch from Kogia breviceps isolate mKogBre1 chromosome 1, mKogBre1 haplotype 1, whole genome shotgun sequence includes:
- the STYXL2 gene encoding serine/threonine/tyrosine-interacting-like protein 2, with protein sequence MATSGDPEEEQVVPSEEDEADMRAVQARYLRSPSPSQYSVVSDAETESIFMEPIHLSSAVAAKQIINEELKPRGVKAEAECPGMLESAEQLLVEDLYNRIREKMDDTSLYNTPCILDLQRALAQDRQEAPWNEVDEVWPNVFIAEKSVAVNKRRLKRLGITHILNAAHGTGVYTGPEFYTGLEIQYLGVEVDDFPEVNISQHFRKAAEFLDEALLTYRGKVLVSSEMGVSRSAVLVVAYLMIFHNMAILEALMTVRKKRPIYPNDGFLKQLRELNEKLMEERAEDFGREGGEEEAEEGEDAGSTVGARVHALTVEEEDDATSHLSSSSLGKASRASKPLTLIDEEEEEKLYEAWKKGQGLPTGKVPQGGDDRRSASSGQSEEEPEDEDVERIIREWQSRNERYQAEGCRKWDREEEEEEEGEDSSFVRRRRTHKMSESSSSESVSSHDIRVLKQQLEMSSQNQGGKCRSDSVSTESTWDMWNQRLLEIEKEASRRYHSRSKRDEVDASSEVGNGAREDDEESVSSEASSFYNFCKRNKDKLTALERWKIKRIQFGFHKKDSEAGDGNSEQRAEEAKGEKKNLSDVNLSAYQAWKLRHQKVGSENKEEVVELSKGEDSALAKKRQRRLELLERSRQTLEESQSMGSWEADSSAASGSIPLSAFWSAAPSVSAGGDTMSVLSAQSHRSHPSQALSNVGGCLASAPTTPLPNLPVGPGDTISIASIQNWIVNVVSETLTQKQNEGLLLSHSPSVASMNVAPAASCLGDDQVSMLSGQSNSSLGGCLLPQSQARPSSDMQSMPSTHTTQSSRAEGTGSKVRGTSKPICSLFADSVDLKELGRKEKEMQTELREKMSEYKMEKLASDNKRSSLFKKKKVKEGEDDDVGDRDEDTDSAIGSFRYSSRSNSQKPETDTSSSVAVSDSYGSGSRAGKEMDSSINKWLSGLRTEEKSPPQSDWSGSSRGKCTRSSLHWETESKSSSYKFSKSRSEEQDTSSYRKANGNSVRNTSWFSASSTREGREMHTFSRSMFSETSSSREESPEPYFFRRTPETSEGEESPEPQSPNWAGPRDWEHVEESSKSDFSEFGAKRKFTQSFMRSEEEGEKERMEKREEGRFASGRRSQYRRSTDREEEEEMDDEAIIAAWRRRQEETRTKLQRRREDSAGQSGSGRD encoded by the exons GTACTCAGTGGTCTCAGATGcagaaacagaaagcattttCATGGAGCCCATTCACCTCTCCTCAGCTGTTGCAGCTAAACAGATCATCAATGAAG AACTCAAGCCGCGGGGGGTCAAAGCCGAGGCAGAGTGTCCAGGCATGCTGGAGTCTGCCGAGCAGTTGCTGGTGGAGGACCTGTACAACCGTATCAGGGAAAAGATGGATGACACCAGCCTCTACAACACTCCCTGCATCCTGGACCTACAGCGGGCCTTGGCCCAAGACCGCCAAGAGGCTCCCTGGAATGAGGTTGATGAAGTCTGGCCCAACGTCTTTATAGCAGAGAA GAGCGTGGCTGTGAATAAGAGGAGGCTGAAGAGGCTGGGAATTACCCACATCCTGAATGCTGCTCATGGCACCGGCGTCTACACTGGGCCTGAATTCTACACTGGTCTGGAGATCCAGTACCTGGGTGTGGAGGTCGATGACTTCCCTGAGGTGAACATCTCCCAGCATTTCCGGAAGGCAGCCGAGTTCCTGGATGAAGCCCTGCTGACCTATAGAG GGAAAGTACTGGTCAGCAGTGAAATGGGAGTCAGCCGCTCAGCAGTGCTGGTGGTCGCCTACCTGATGATCTTCCACAACATGGCCATCCTGGAGGCCTTGATGACCGTGCGCAAGAAGCGGCCCATCTACCCCAACGACGGCTTCCTGAAGCAGCTCCGGGAGCTCAATGAGAAGCTgatggaggagagagcagaggaCTTCGGCAGGGAGGGGGGAGAAGAGGAGGCGGAGGAGGGCGAGGATGCAGGGAGCACGGTTGGGGCCAGAGTGCACGCCCTCACTGTGGAAGAGGAGGATGACGCCACCAGTCACCTGAGTAGCTCCTCCTTAGGGAAGGCCAGCCGAGCCTCCAAGCCCCTGACTCTCATcgatgaagaagaggaggagaaactcTATGAGGCGTGGAAGAAGGGGCAGGGTCTCCCCACAGGCAAGGTCCCCCAGGGTGGGGACGACAGGCGCTCAGCCTCCTCCGGCCAGAGTGAGGAGGAGCCTgaggatgaggatgtggagcgaATCATCCGGGAGTGGCAGAGCCGAAATGAGAGGTACCAGGCAGAGGGGTGCCggaagtgggatagggaggaggaagaggaggaggagggtgaggacAGCTCCTTTGTGAGGAGAAGACGGACGCACAAGATGAGTGAGAGCAGCTCCTCCGAGAGTGTGAGCAGCCATGACATCCGGGTCCTGAAGCAGCAGCTGGAGATGAGCAGCCAGAACCAAGGTGGGAAATGCCGCTCTGACTCGGTGTCCACGGAGAGCACCTGGGACATGTGGAACCAGAGGCTACTGGAGATTGAGAAGGAGGCTTCACGGAGGTACCACTCCAGGAGCAAGAGAGATGAAGTAGACGCCAGCTCAGAGGTGGGGAACGGGGCACGGGAGGATGACGAGGAGAGTGTGTCCTCTGAGGCCAGCTCCTTCTATAACTTCTGCAAAAGGAACAAGGACAAACTCACTGCCCTGGAAAGGTGGAAGATCAAGAGAATCCAATTTGGATTTCACAAGAAAGACTCGGAAGCAGGAGACGGCAACAGTGAGCAACGTGCAGAGGAGGCCAAGGGAGAGAAGAAGAACCTCTCTGACGTCAACCTATCTGCCTACCAGGCCTGGAAGCTGAGGCACCAGAAGGTGGGCAGTGAGAACAAGGAGGAGGTGGTGGAGCTCAGCAAGGGAGAAGACTCGGCCTTGGCCAAGAAGAGGCAACGGAGGCTGGAGCTGCTGGAGAGGAGCAGGCAGACGCTGGAGGAGAGCCAGTCCatgggaagctgggaggcagaTAGCTCGGCTGCCAGCGGGAGCATCCCCCTGTCTGCATTCTGGTCCGCAGCCCCCTCAGTCAGTGCTGGTGGGGACACAATGTCAGTGCTCAGTGCCCAAAGCCACAGGTCCCATCCCTCTCAGGCCCTAAGCAATGTAGGGGGATGCTTGGCCTCTGCCCCCACCACACCTCTACCTAACCTGCCAGTGGGGCCCGGAGACACCATTTCCATTGCCAGCATTCAGAACTGGATTGTCAACGTAGTCAGCGAAACTCTCACCCAGAAGCAAAATGAAGGGCTTCTGTTGTCCCACTCACCATCTGTTGCAAGCATGAACGTGGCACCAGCAGCCAGCTGCCTGGGGGATGACCAGGTCTCCATGCTTAGTGGCCAGAGCAACTCCTCCCTGGGCGGCTGCCTGCTCCCTCAAAGCCAGGCAAGACCCAGCTCCGACATGCAGTCCATGCCGTCCACCCACACCACACAGAGCTCAAGAGCTGAAGGTACTGGGAGCAAAGTGAGGGGGACCAGCAAGCCTATCTGTAGCCTCTTTGCTGACAGTGTTGACCTAAAGGAGCTTGGTCGGAAGGAGAAGGAGATGCAAACAGAACTGAGGGAGAAGATGTCTGAGTACAAAATGGAGAAGCTGGCCTCTGACAACAAACGCAGCTCCCTTTTCAAGAAGAAGAAGGTCAAGGAAGGTGAGGATGATGACGTGGGTGATAGAGATGAGGACACTGACAGTGCCATAGGGAGCTTCCGGTATTCTTCCCGCAGTAATTCCCAGAAACCTGAAACAGACACCTCCTCCTCCGTGGCTGTCTCTGATAGTTATGGAAGTGGCAGCAGAGCTGGCAAAGAGATGGATAGCAGTATTAATAAGTGGCTCAGTGGCCTTAGGACAGAGGAAAAATCTCCTCCCCAAAGTGATTGGTCTGGAAGCTCCAGGGGGAAGTGCACCAGATCTTCCCTGCACTGGGAGACAGAGTCTAAGTCCTCCAGTTACAAGTTCTCCAAATCCCGGTCAGAGGAGCAGGACACCTCCTCCTACCGTAAGGCCAATGGCAACTCCGTAAGAAACACCTCATGGTTCTCTGCTTCCTCCACCAGGGAGGGCAGAGAGATGCACACGTTCTCCAGGTCCATGTTCAGTGAGACCTCAAGCTCCCGAGAGGAAAGCCCGGAGCCCTACTTTTTCCGCCGGACCCCTGAAACCTCTGAAGGGGAAGAGTCCCCAGAACCACAGAGTCCAAATTGGGCCGGACCCAGGGACTGGGAACATGTGGAAGAGTCATCCAAGTCAGATTTTTCTGAATTTGGAGCCAAGAGGAAATTCACCCAGAGCTTCATGAGGtctgaagaagagggagagaaggagaggatggaaaagagagaggaagggaggtttGCTTCAGGGCGGCGGTCCCAGTATCGGAGAAGCActgacagggaggaggaggaagaaatggaCGATGAAGCCATCATTGCTGCCTGGAGACGCCGGCAAGAAGAAACCAGGACTAAGctgcagagaaggagggaggattCAGCTGGGCAAAGTGGATCTGGGAGAGACTGA